A window of the Polaribacter batillariae genome harbors these coding sequences:
- a CDS encoding CPBP family intramembrane glutamic endopeptidase, which translates to MKETFLNLIAYFKNPILKQDSNTNLNYRFKLFFKLLLICVLTGIIITPIFALLEVLDWINMDAHEVEKMFKGMAKWKVLLLGAVVVPVLEELLFRAPITAFNKPKSFRFAFYFFALLFGFVHITNFKMTTNVLLLAPILVLPQILIGFYLGYIRVRLGLQWSMLLHGCYNGFFLAISFL; encoded by the coding sequence ATGAAAGAAACTTTCTTGAACCTTATTGCTTATTTTAAAAACCCTATTTTAAAACAAGACAGTAATACAAACCTTAATTATCGTTTTAAACTATTTTTTAAACTTTTGCTAATTTGCGTTTTAACAGGAATTATAATTACACCTATTTTTGCTTTGTTAGAAGTTTTAGATTGGATAAATATGGACGCTCACGAAGTAGAAAAAATGTTTAAAGGAATGGCCAAGTGGAAAGTTTTGTTACTAGGAGCTGTTGTAGTTCCTGTATTAGAAGAGCTTCTTTTTAGAGCTCCAATAACTGCTTTTAACAAACCAAAATCTTTTAGATTTGCTTTTTATTTTTTCGCCTTGTTATTTGGTTTTGTGCATATTACAAATTTTAAAATGACTACAAATGTTTTATTATTGGCGCCAATTTTAGTATTGCCGCAAATTCTTATCGGCTTTTATTTGGGCTATATTAGGGTGCGTTTAGGCTTGCAATGGTCTATGTTATTGCATGGTTGTTATAATGGCTTTTTTTTAGCGATTTCTTTTTTATAA
- a CDS encoding T9SS type A sorting domain-containing protein: MGSPETSQVINNWFPQTNFRFPGGTVGNYYNWNTDGYHPQGSNGITIGNHSDTYKFDYADYKDVCINTNASSTLMFNVLIDSPEASKNRYQSRLNDGLDVKWIELGNENFHSEQQGGNVTDVTTYISHTQNMVTQLKTVNPNVKAAVCLEKDYYFTGSWNNSIKQATQSNDYFEAATFHNYNNTNSFLYSGSTVYKMMNSYKITQERVAKFGTNFPGKAALITEWGVLSDDIPVNFTQTLASADVFLALEKGHQQGIVEQAGIHMLWRNNIYSEATLTFLDVNSGQMKLTALGVMYASLFEVFKNNEVYDAYSSGPELETGLEGLYAKAVNTGTDYKLFVVNKLPVASTLNFAVDGVAYSGNYSIKTFSEDITSELTTAYANNTNPWSTSSQTATAGNLNIPAYSISIITINHTACTASNENIIANGNAECLLADGSWSGMISNSTDAEATFSDESTMVNEGSNAFKIATTQVNTLATPKLGDIRFENVKYNGDFNGKTITVDVWAKSDVAAQVGIQLKVDKTAGGSDFPGIFPTLTTSYAKYTLTAKITEATSGISLRLLAGKTATNYYFDEMVGQFETTLSIGDHLLNNQISVYPTITKDYITVNTNIKIHQIYLFSTLGSKVMTIDSPVKRIDLSSYKNGLYFLVFKAENNKRIIKKIIINK; the protein is encoded by the coding sequence TTGGGTTCACCAGAAACTAGTCAAGTTATTAATAACTGGTTTCCGCAAACTAACTTTAGATTTCCAGGAGGCACTGTAGGGAATTATTATAATTGGAATACAGATGGCTACCATCCACAAGGCTCAAATGGCATTACTATTGGCAACCACAGTGATACATATAAATTTGATTATGCTGATTATAAAGATGTTTGTATAAACACGAATGCATCATCAACTTTAATGTTTAATGTTTTAATAGACTCACCAGAAGCATCAAAAAACAGATATCAAAGTAGATTAAATGACGGCTTAGACGTAAAATGGATTGAATTAGGAAACGAAAACTTTCACTCAGAGCAACAAGGAGGCAATGTTACTGATGTTACAACTTATATTTCTCACACCCAAAACATGGTTACGCAACTAAAAACTGTTAATCCAAATGTAAAGGCAGCAGTTTGTTTAGAAAAAGATTATTATTTTACAGGTAGTTGGAATAATAGTATAAAACAAGCTACACAGTCTAACGATTATTTTGAAGCAGCAACGTTTCATAACTACAATAACACAAATTCGTTTTTATACAGTGGTTCTACCGTTTATAAAATGATGAATTCTTACAAAATAACTCAAGAAAGAGTTGCTAAATTTGGTACAAACTTTCCAGGAAAAGCAGCTTTAATAACAGAATGGGGTGTTTTATCTGATGATATTCCAGTTAATTTTACCCAAACATTGGCCAGTGCAGATGTGTTTTTGGCTTTAGAAAAAGGGCATCAACAAGGAATTGTAGAACAAGCAGGAATTCATATGTTATGGAGAAACAACATTTATTCAGAAGCTACATTAACCTTTTTAGATGTAAATAGTGGGCAAATGAAACTAACTGCATTAGGGGTAATGTATGCATCTCTTTTTGAAGTTTTTAAAAATAACGAAGTGTATGACGCTTATAGCTCTGGTCCAGAATTAGAAACTGGCTTAGAAGGCTTGTATGCAAAAGCGGTAAATACTGGTACCGACTACAAGTTATTTGTTGTTAATAAATTACCTGTTGCTTCAACTTTAAATTTTGCGGTAGATGGTGTTGCTTATAGTGGCAATTATTCAATTAAAACTTTTTCGGAAGATATTACATCAGAATTAACAACAGCTTATGCAAACAATACCAATCCTTGGAGTACTAGTTCCCAAACAGCAACTGCCGGCAATTTAAATATTCCAGCTTACAGCATTAGCATTATTACAATTAACCATACAGCTTGTACTGCTTCTAATGAAAATATAATTGCAAATGGAAATGCAGAATGTTTATTAGCAGATGGTAGTTGGTCTGGTATGATATCTAATTCTACAGATGCTGAAGCTACATTTTCTGATGAAAGTACCATGGTAAATGAAGGTAGTAACGCCTTTAAAATAGCAACCACCCAAGTAAATACATTAGCCACTCCAAAATTAGGAGATATTAGGTTTGAGAATGTAAAATATAATGGAGATTTTAATGGAAAAACCATCACTGTTGATGTTTGGGCAAAATCTGATGTAGCAGCACAAGTAGGAATTCAGTTAAAGGTAGATAAAACTGCTGGAGGTTCCGATTTTCCGGGAATTTTTCCAACATTAACAACATCATACGCAAAATACACCTTAACAGCTAAAATTACAGAAGCTACCTCAGGAATTTCTCTAAGACTGCTTGCTGGTAAAACGGCTACAAATTATTATTTCGATGAGATGGTTGGTCAATTTGAGACCACATTAAGTATTGGCGATCATCTTCTTAACAATCAAATTTCTGTTTACCCAACTATAACCAAAGATTATATTACTGTAAACACGAATATAAAAATTCATCAAATTTATTTGTTTAGCACGTTAGGAAGTAAGGTTATGACAATCGATTCTCCTGTAAAAAGAATTGATCTTTCATCTTATAAAAACGGATTGTATTTCTTAGTATTTAAAGCTGAAAACAATAAAAGAATAATAAAAAAGATAATTATAAACAAATAA
- a CDS encoding glycoside hydrolase family 5 protein produces MPSITTENSVVAKNGFLSVDGNKIVNEKGEPVSFAGNSLFWSNDYYRGNEFYNKEVVRFLKEDWNAQIIRIPMTADPDIHDSYIFDPETNQAKLETVVAACLELGLYVIIDWHSHRAEDNEKEAIAFFTNMATKYGKHPNIIYEIYNEPLDVSWNEVIKPYAEKVIEAIRKIDKKNIIVVGTPKWSQDVDIASENPIKGFKNIAYTLHFYAGSHKEWLMNKAQKAIDNGIALMVTEWGSVNANGNGEVNAKSVKKWMDFMEKNNITHCNWSINSKEEGASALKPGSNIYGNWKHEDLTASGKLAKFYIKKAAN; encoded by the coding sequence ATGCCCAGTATTACAACAGAAAATTCGGTAGTTGCAAAAAATGGTTTTCTTTCTGTTGATGGAAATAAAATTGTAAATGAAAAAGGAGAACCCGTAAGTTTTGCAGGCAATAGTTTGTTTTGGTCCAACGATTATTACAGAGGAAATGAATTTTACAACAAAGAAGTGGTTCGGTTTTTAAAGGAAGACTGGAATGCACAAATCATTCGAATTCCAATGACTGCAGATCCAGACATTCACGATAGTTACATTTTCGACCCAGAAACAAACCAAGCAAAATTAGAAACAGTGGTAGCAGCTTGTTTAGAATTAGGATTGTATGTAATTATAGATTGGCACAGTCATAGAGCAGAAGACAACGAAAAAGAAGCGATTGCGTTTTTTACAAATATGGCAACTAAATATGGTAAACACCCCAATATTATTTACGAAATTTATAACGAACCTTTAGATGTTTCGTGGAACGAGGTAATTAAACCTTATGCGGAAAAAGTAATTGAAGCAATTCGTAAAATTGATAAAAAAAATATAATTGTTGTGGGCACTCCTAAATGGTCTCAAGATGTTGATATTGCTTCAGAAAATCCAATAAAAGGGTTTAAAAACATAGCTTATACCTTACATTTTTATGCGGGTTCTCATAAAGAATGGTTAATGAATAAAGCACAAAAAGCTATAGATAATGGTATTGCCTTAATGGTAACTGAATGGGGAAGTGTAAATGCCAACGGAAATGGAGAGGTAAATGCTAAATCTGTAAAAAAATGGATGGATTTTATGGAAAAAAATAATATTACGCATTGCAATTGGTCCATCAATAGTAAAGAAGAAGGAGCTTCTGCTCTTAAACCAGGTTCAAATATATATGGTAATTGGAAACACGAAGACTTAACAGCGTCTGGCAAACTTGCAAAATTTTATATCAAAAAAGCAGCAAATTAA
- a CDS encoding sulfatase family protein, whose product MKYTFSKLPYLLLVLMIAFACKSEKKETAKKTTSKKKPNIVFFIADDMYPWMFNNTPEGKDKDGNPLNLTPALDRMAKEGVWLENMKVVSPVCTPSRYNCLTGNYASRATNEAFIGFTKKNDGQTVIQWNSYIVPGEKTMGTYFQDLGYKTGFVGKNHIIESLSQVGDGGEKPELDADPKDPKVLEGLEYRYKELQKDIKKSGFDYADKLYHNNPNWLGIRALAYQNMDWIAEGGVEFIEKYKKEPFLLYIASTLPHAPLQPELSWKADRRITPKGILDKAPTVLPQPPVESIKKRIKEAGFEGKNRENILWLDDAVNALFKKLEKEGVLDNTIVVFFNDHGQDFKGTLYEGGVNSQAFIWKKGGFKIGNTLNAPVSNVDFLPTLLDFAGDTKNLNNFDGKSFKPALEGKEYKGRTSFYHELGYARAVVKDGFKYYAVRYPKWAMDFTLEQRKDTLDKYTKFRESFGEHGISDNPKAPYGQLEMVPGGGGAEHNAYMNHPNFTAPDQLYDLKNDPEEKNNLINDPKYAEKLKMLKAELKTYIESLPGKFEI is encoded by the coding sequence ATGAAATATACTTTTTCGAAGTTACCTTACTTACTCTTGGTTTTAATGATTGCTTTCGCATGCAAATCTGAAAAGAAAGAAACTGCTAAAAAAACGACCAGCAAAAAGAAGCCCAATATTGTCTTTTTTATTGCAGATGACATGTATCCTTGGATGTTTAACAATACTCCAGAAGGAAAAGATAAAGATGGAAACCCCTTGAACTTAACACCTGCCTTAGATAGAATGGCGAAAGAGGGTGTTTGGCTAGAAAACATGAAAGTAGTTTCGCCTGTTTGTACTCCTAGTCGTTATAATTGTTTAACAGGAAATTACGCAAGTAGAGCAACCAATGAAGCTTTTATTGGTTTTACAAAGAAAAACGATGGTCAAACTGTAATACAGTGGAATTCTTACATTGTTCCTGGAGAAAAAACAATGGGCACCTATTTTCAAGATTTAGGTTATAAAACGGGTTTTGTGGGTAAAAACCATATCATAGAAAGTCTATCGCAAGTTGGAGATGGTGGAGAAAAACCAGAGTTAGATGCAGACCCAAAAGACCCAAAAGTTTTAGAAGGTTTAGAGTATCGATACAAAGAGTTACAAAAAGACATCAAAAAATCTGGTTTCGATTATGCCGATAAACTATACCACAACAACCCAAACTGGTTAGGAATTAGAGCTTTGGCTTACCAAAATATGGATTGGATTGCAGAAGGTGGTGTAGAATTTATAGAAAAATACAAAAAAGAACCTTTTTTACTTTACATCGCTTCCACTTTACCACACGCTCCATTACAACCAGAGCTTTCTTGGAAAGCAGATAGAAGAATTACCCCAAAAGGAATTTTAGACAAAGCACCTACAGTTTTACCTCAACCACCAGTAGAATCAATTAAAAAAAGAATTAAAGAAGCTGGTTTTGAGGGTAAAAACCGCGAAAATATTTTATGGTTAGATGATGCCGTTAATGCCTTATTTAAAAAACTAGAAAAAGAAGGCGTTTTAGACAATACCATTGTGGTTTTCTTTAACGATCATGGGCAAGATTTTAAAGGAACCTTGTATGAAGGAGGTGTAAATTCGCAAGCTTTTATTTGGAAAAAAGGCGGATTTAAAATAGGAAACACATTAAATGCCCCAGTTTCTAATGTCGATTTTTTACCTACATTGCTAGATTTTGCAGGCGATACTAAAAACTTAAACAACTTTGATGGAAAAAGTTTTAAACCTGCATTAGAAGGTAAAGAATATAAAGGCAGAACCTCTTTTTACCATGAATTAGGTTATGCAAGAGCCGTTGTAAAAGATGGTTTTAAATATTATGCAGTAAGGTACCCAAAATGGGCTATGGACTTTACTTTAGAACAACGTAAAGATACATTAGATAAATACACCAAGTTTAGAGAATCTTTTGGCGAGCATGGTATTTCAGATAACCCAAAAGCACCTTATGGGCAATTAGAAATGGTTCCTGGTGGTGGTGGTGCAGAACACAATGCTTATATGAACCATCCAAATTTTACAGCGCCAGATCAATTGTACGATTTAAAAAACGATCCTGAAGAAAAAAACAATTTAATTAATGACCCAAAATATGCCGAAAAACTTAAAATGTTAAAGGCCGAATTAAAAACATACATAGAATCTCTTCCCGGAAAATTCGAAATTTAA
- a CDS encoding sulfatase: protein MKTKYIKLIAFTTLVIFACKAQKSVKITTKKEIVSNTDKKNILFIAIDDLKPLLSNYGESQMKTPNFDRLAKMGMTFTNAHVQYAVCGASRASVMTGTNPDTNEVWDLHTDFRESAPNLVSMPEYLISQGYESTGTGKIYHIPSAADGHDAKTWSIPHVMPKNYDPKYGEPAYAYYQDPETKAKMEKLTKEAISKGIKKWKTRGYVLKKHKPSTESADVSDEAYNDGLFTQTALKQLNTLEAGNKPWFLAVGYQKPHLPFVAPKKYWDLYDRDQIKLAPFQQLSEGTPKFAYHSFGELRAFSDIDSKLNIGDKVPEAKQRELIHGYMACVSYIDAQIGKLLDELEKRNILDDTIIVLWGDHGFHLGDHTEWCKHSNFEQATRIPFMFAGPGVAKNQKSHHPVNLVDLFPTIFDLAGVPQHSQTDGKSLVPLLDSDNSTNIDMDYAYHQYKRGPKMGYSIRTERYRYTEWHDNNYRSYNDYNSSKIAGYELYDYQKDPLETKNHVKDPAYAATVKLLKSKLKSHLTK from the coding sequence ATGAAAACAAAGTATATAAAATTAATAGCTTTTACCACCTTAGTAATTTTTGCTTGTAAGGCGCAAAAGAGTGTAAAAATCACCACAAAAAAAGAAATTGTTTCTAATACCGATAAAAAGAATATACTTTTTATTGCTATAGACGATTTAAAACCATTGCTCTCTAACTACGGAGAATCTCAAATGAAAACCCCAAATTTTGATAGACTCGCAAAAATGGGTATGACTTTTACAAATGCTCATGTACAATATGCCGTTTGCGGAGCTTCTAGAGCGAGTGTTATGACTGGTACAAATCCAGATACTAACGAAGTGTGGGATTTGCATACAGATTTTAGAGAATCTGCACCCAATTTGGTTTCGATGCCAGAATATTTAATTTCTCAAGGTTATGAAAGTACAGGAACTGGAAAAATTTATCATATTCCTTCTGCTGCAGATGGTCATGATGCAAAAACATGGAGCATACCTCATGTGATGCCTAAAAACTACGACCCAAAATATGGTGAGCCAGCCTATGCATATTATCAAGATCCAGAGACTAAAGCAAAAATGGAAAAGCTTACAAAAGAAGCTATAAGTAAAGGCATTAAAAAATGGAAAACACGTGGCTATGTGCTAAAAAAACACAAACCAAGTACAGAAAGTGCAGATGTAAGTGACGAAGCTTATAACGATGGTTTATTTACACAAACCGCATTAAAACAATTAAATACTTTAGAAGCAGGCAACAAACCTTGGTTTTTAGCTGTAGGGTACCAAAAACCACATTTACCTTTTGTAGCTCCCAAAAAATATTGGGATTTATATGATAGAGATCAAATTAAATTGGCTCCTTTTCAACAATTATCAGAAGGAACTCCAAAATTTGCATACCACTCTTTTGGCGAGTTAAGAGCTTTTTCTGACATTGATAGTAAATTAAATATTGGCGATAAAGTTCCTGAAGCAAAACAACGTGAATTAATACATGGTTATATGGCTTGTGTCTCTTATATAGATGCTCAAATAGGGAAACTTTTAGACGAATTAGAAAAAAGAAATATTTTAGACGATACTATAATTGTACTTTGGGGAGACCATGGTTTTCATTTAGGCGATCATACAGAATGGTGTAAACATTCTAATTTCGAGCAAGCAACTAGAATTCCTTTTATGTTTGCAGGTCCTGGAGTTGCAAAAAATCAAAAATCGCATCATCCTGTAAATTTAGTAGATTTGTTTCCAACTATTTTCGATTTAGCGGGTGTGCCACAACACTCACAAACCGATGGAAAATCTTTAGTGCCTCTTTTAGATAGTGATAACTCTACAAATATTGATATGGATTATGCATATCATCAATATAAAAGAGGTCCTAAAATGGGCTATTCTATAAGAACAGAAAGATATCGTTATACAGAATGGCACGATAATAACTACAGAAGTTACAACGATTACAACTCGTCTAAAATTGCTGGATACGAATTATACGACTACCAAAAAGATCCTTTAGAAACAAAAAATCATGTTAAAGACCCTGCATATGCAGCAACCGTTAAATTGTTAAAAAGCAAATTAAAATCGCATTTAACGAAGTAA
- a CDS encoding endo-1,4-beta-xylanase has protein sequence MITIQFKNNFEIKLERPSPFLMRPIFISVLFMITSCATKKIAQSKTKGIQKIDYKKFKTNTILVGATLNYRELNTKKETLFLKDFKYLTPANAAKQHIIHPSPNIWNWNNTAAFLKFAEKNKIAVRLHGPISPQASWWAKDDDRTPQELETNLIEFATAFAKKYNNHPNVIWMDVVNETVLANGKWHGPKPGKDKWENPWLAIGLDENDFPLYILKAFEIATKHAPNIKLVYNQNAGMNDVMWHKVKKAILYLKSKGYRVDGLGWQAHLLLGASREDFVDNIDKTLLKLGNLIDWAHQNNLEFHVTELDYLIKENNLKNIKVEREIQAKIYQKIIDLLLSKSKNGFVSLNLWDLGVRFRKGKGYFQSIYDEHLEPTPAYEVIKGTLQPNKK, from the coding sequence ATGATCACGATTCAATTTAAAAATAATTTTGAAATTAAATTGGAAAGACCTAGCCCGTTTTTAATGCGACCAATCTTTATTTCTGTACTTTTTATGATAACTTCTTGCGCTACTAAAAAAATTGCACAATCAAAAACAAAGGGCATACAAAAGATTGATTATAAAAAATTTAAAACCAATACCATTTTAGTAGGTGCAACCCTAAATTATAGAGAGTTAAACACAAAAAAAGAAACCTTATTTTTAAAAGACTTTAAATATTTAACTCCTGCAAATGCTGCCAAACAACACATTATTCATCCCTCTCCAAACATTTGGAATTGGAACAATACAGCCGCATTTTTAAAGTTTGCAGAAAAAAATAAAATTGCTGTAAGATTACATGGTCCTATAAGTCCGCAAGCTTCTTGGTGGGCGAAAGATGATGATAGAACACCACAAGAACTAGAAACAAATTTAATAGAATTTGCTACAGCTTTTGCAAAAAAATACAACAATCACCCAAATGTAATTTGGATGGATGTTGTAAACGAAACAGTACTTGCTAACGGAAAATGGCATGGCCCAAAACCAGGAAAAGACAAATGGGAAAACCCTTGGTTAGCCATTGGTTTAGATGAAAACGATTTTCCGCTATACATCTTAAAAGCTTTCGAAATTGCTACAAAACATGCACCTAATATTAAATTGGTTTACAACCAAAACGCTGGCATGAACGATGTAATGTGGCATAAAGTAAAAAAAGCAATCTTATACTTAAAATCTAAGGGCTATAGAGTCGATGGTTTGGGTTGGCAGGCGCATCTTTTATTAGGCGCTAGCAGAGAAGATTTTGTAGATAATATCGATAAAACCTTACTAAAACTAGGCAACTTAATAGATTGGGCGCATCAAAATAATTTAGAATTTCATGTAACCGAATTAGATTATTTAATCAAAGAAAACAATCTTAAAAACATAAAAGTAGAGAGAGAAATTCAGGCAAAAATATATCAAAAAATTATAGACCTTTTACTATCTAAAAGTAAAAATGGCTTTGTGTCTTTAAACCTTTGGGATTTAGGGGTTCGTTTTAGAAAAGGAAAAGGATATTTTCAATCTATTTATGATGAGCATCTTGAACCTACACCAGCCTACGAAGTCATTAAAGGCACACTTCAACCTAATAAAAAATAA
- a CDS encoding sulfatase: MKTINFFIVIVSISLAFSCKSKIATSKNKTSETTISTKKPNILIIHVDDLGFHDLSVNGSKIYQTPHLDKLASEAVVFNNAYANYPRCVPSRYAMMTGNYPIKNGNVPDDGFKMNTISDNKNFVKNIKNAGYQTAYFGKWHLGDKNSLKKFGYDYSFAAGHAGSPISFLYPFNVAKKGNGKSKKSPIPDVDKVSKEGDYLMDVMTDNVAKYIKNVDKNKPFMAMFSFYAVHQPLEAKEKDIARNKEEIKNFDFGNQPEFIKEGTGRTKMRQNHPTYAAMVETMDENVGKLLKLLKDLDIDKNTIIVFSSDHGGLSNDGTRKRDLATSNFPLRAGKGWLYDGGIKVPLFVKWANHFQPKKDNESLVMLMDVFPTILDITSQKDLKTNGKSFLPILKNKEKWNNRTVFWHSSKARPVSTGDTKSSAIRKGNYKLIHWYKEKRVELYDMAKDPSESNDLSKEKPQLVAQLLKELNTWKSEF; this comes from the coding sequence ATGAAAACAATTAATTTTTTTATAGTTATCGTATCAATTTCACTTGCATTTTCTTGCAAATCTAAAATTGCTACTTCAAAAAATAAAACATCAGAAACAACAATTTCTACAAAAAAACCGAATATTTTAATTATTCATGTAGATGATTTAGGTTTTCATGATTTAAGTGTAAATGGTTCTAAAATTTATCAAACCCCTCATTTAGATAAATTAGCCTCTGAAGCTGTTGTTTTTAATAATGCGTATGCAAACTACCCAAGATGTGTACCTTCTAGGTATGCAATGATGACTGGAAATTATCCAATTAAAAATGGCAATGTACCAGATGATGGCTTTAAAATGAATACCATTTCAGATAATAAAAACTTTGTGAAAAATATTAAAAATGCGGGCTATCAAACCGCCTATTTTGGCAAATGGCATTTAGGAGATAAAAATAGTTTGAAAAAATTTGGGTATGATTATAGCTTTGCTGCAGGTCATGCAGGTTCGCCAATTAGTTTTTTATATCCTTTTAATGTAGCAAAAAAAGGGAATGGTAAGTCTAAAAAATCGCCCATTCCAGATGTAGATAAGGTAAGTAAAGAAGGTGATTATTTAATGGATGTAATGACAGACAATGTTGCCAAATACATTAAAAACGTAGATAAAAACAAACCCTTTATGGCCATGTTTTCTTTCTATGCAGTACATCAACCATTAGAAGCAAAAGAAAAAGACATTGCAAGAAATAAAGAGGAAATTAAAAATTTCGATTTTGGAAATCAGCCCGAATTTATAAAAGAAGGAACTGGAAGAACTAAAATGCGACAAAATCATCCAACTTATGCTGCAATGGTGGAAACGATGGATGAAAATGTAGGTAAACTTTTGAAGTTGCTGAAAGATTTAGATATTGATAAAAACACGATTATCGTGTTCTCATCTGACCATGGAGGTTTATCTAACGACGGAACCAGAAAACGCGATTTAGCCACCTCTAACTTTCCATTAAGAGCAGGAAAAGGCTGGTTGTATGATGGCGGTATTAAAGTACCATTATTTGTAAAATGGGCAAATCATTTTCAGCCCAAAAAAGACAACGAATCTTTAGTAATGTTAATGGATGTATTTCCAACAATATTAGACATCACATCGCAAAAAGACTTAAAAACTAACGGAAAAAGTTTTCTTCCTATTTTAAAAAATAAAGAAAAGTGGAACAATAGAACTGTCTTTTGGCATTCATCTAAAGCAAGACCAGTAAGTACGGGCGACACCAAATCGTCTGCCATAAGAAAAGGCAATTATAAGTTGATTCATTGGTACAAAGAAAAACGTGTAGAATTGTATGATATGGCAAAAGATCCATCAGAAAGTAACGATTTATCGAAAGAAAAGCCTCAGTTAGTGGCTCAATTACTAAAAGAATTAAACACCTGGAAATCTGAATTCTAA